A stretch of DNA from Triticum dicoccoides isolate Atlit2015 ecotype Zavitan chromosome 2A, WEW_v2.0, whole genome shotgun sequence:
CTTTATCTTGATTCTCCGGCAGAACCATGGATACACCGAAGGGGCAAGCCTTTTGAAAAGAAATTCTGGAAGTTATCAGATGGTCACGAGTGACCATAttttttcagaaatgaaggaggatccccggcctctgcatctggacgatgcatagagccactttattaattattcacacaagaccttacaaagtcatgcaacagtaagactaaagtcaccgtctaggcaacattTGTCTCTattcctatccagttgatgtagggatgctgatagtctaggcctaataccaaacagacctcgcagccaaacctaacatctaagacctgaggtcccaaccaggatgcctgccgggtatggggcacccaccagtccggcacaCTCCTcaatcaggacgcctgccgggtatgaggccgccgcaaccacctgccaccactccatcttcagtgatgtactgttgcatctaccttACCTGGTCTAGCTGCCGCCGAcgtcaccacgacgccagacaacgccactATCCTacgctcgtccatcatcacacaCCCACCGGCGaaaccccgctgctccatgccgccgaGACCCGCCGTTGTCGACGCGAGAGAAGGCACGCCACACCACCTCACGCCTCTTTCATCTGGCGCCGCTCCACAAACGATGCCCCCAATAGGGAACACGACACCACAGCGCCGCCATCATCCGATCCGGAGATCTTAGGATTTCTCCCGGAGCGGCACGAGCAGGTTGACGataccttcatcaaggtaacgatgtagacgccgccatcgcccgccatgaccagagtcggctcggttttcaccgatgACTATGTCTCCCCAACTCGCCGCCAGTGCTAATAGTGGGATCCACGATCCGTCACTACCAGTCTGGCCAACCGCCTTTGGTGGAGAAGgcagccaccaccaccatgcccGGGCCAAGAGACCCGGACGTCCTCGTGCCGCGAAGATTACCCAATCCTCTTGCCGTTGTCGAGTCGAGGCGCAGCCACAGTGGATCTCGATCTAAACCCCTCGGGCCCAGATCAGATCTCATTGTAGCCAAATCTCATCCGCCAAGCGGCCGCCGGAGATCTCCTGGCCACCGCCAACCCGCTTTGCACTgccgttggaggaggagggagatggacGCCGCTACCCCCACGCGTTACCGCCggccggggactgcgccgccgccgccgcctcaccacagGGGTTTCGCCCTGCGGCGTCATCAACGACAGCGGCGGTAGAGGGAGGCAATGGAGGGGGAGGGATGAGGGCGGTGTGGACGGGGACTCCCCAGGGGCGGCGTGGCGCCGCCGCCTCGTGGGAGAGAGGACCCCAGACCTCACGAGTGACCATATGCACACGCGCTTCAATATTATTGTTTTGAAGTGAAAAAAAACTATATGAATGATGAAACTATGAAAGAGGTAGTGCAAATGCAATTGCTAAATATTTTAATGTGATATCTGAAACTTCAGAGGAGGTATATGTGATTCCGGGTGAGTTGGGCTTACTATGGTCGTCTTACAGGTTCAAGATCACTTGAAGAAAATAACCTTTGTACCTTTCTGATAGACACTGGGAGATTCAAGGAAGCACCACTTTTCTGACTATTTGTTAAGGACGAAGCTGAACTTCCAGCAGTTTTCCATACTGGGCAATGAGTCCAAGCAGCAAGAACAGGCCGACCAGCGCTGTTCCGAACAATGGCACCAAAACAGGATTGAGCAGTCAATGGACCAGAGCTATCATCAGTATTAGTTTTAAACCAACCATTGGAGGAGGGCACGGCACGAACGTGAAAGAGGCTTCTCCACCAGCAGTTGGCCACTGAAACCCACTTGGCAGTGAATCATAATCTGCTTCCCTTAGGCGTTCCAGGGCACTCAGATTACCTCAGTGCAAGGAATCATGAGCATCTAGCGCCCTGCTAGCGTCGCCAGGCTTGCGTTGTTAACAGAGTCCTCCCCTGCTTCTTCCGCTTCATGCCTCCTTCCAACAAAATACAAAGGCTGCTCTGGTGTTGTGAGTGGCACGGCCTCATTGTCCAGCATAGACACGACTATCGACATGAGTGGCCTGGCCTGGCACACAAGAGCCCAATATAAATGCACAGCGACACCTCATGCAGTAAACAGCTCTTCAGAAGCACCGTGTCCAGGAAATCCCCCGATTTTCCTTCTTTCAGTCAATTCCATGCCTGAAACATGGTCAAGCATAATCAGTTAATAACATTTTTATTCGTTGTGTTGTACTTGGCCAAATTCGAGGCATTTGGTAGCACTTATGTAACCTATAACGTTTCGGAAATCACTCATAATACGGCGAGGTCAGCTGATCTTCAACCCACTTACAATCTCCAGTAACAAGATCCCATAGCTATATGTGTCGGACTTGACAGAGAAAAATGCCTCCTTCCAAGGCATATTCAGGCGACATGTCCTGTTTTTTCTGTGGCATGGATATATAAAGTTGAACCTCTGATGGTCCTGTTATTGGGACAAACGAAGCATGTGTACTTGTCAGAGAACTTGACTGTTTCTTGCCACAGAAAGAGCTAATGGTAACCNNNNNNNNNNNNNNNNNNNNNNNNNNNNNNNNNNNNNNNNNNNNNNNNNNNNNNNNNNNNNNNNNNNNNNNNNNNNNNNNNNNNNNNNNNNNNNNNNNNNNNNNNNNNNNNNNNNNNNNNNNNNNNNNNNNNNNNNNNNNNNNNNNNNNNNNNNNNNNNNNNNNNNNNNNNNNNNNNNNNNNNNNNNNNNNNNNNNNNNNNNNNNNNNNNNNNNNNNNNNNNNNNNNNNNNNNNNNNNNNNNNNNNNNNNNNNNNNNNNNNNNNNNNNNNNNNNNNNNNNNNNNNNNNNNNNNNNNNNNNNNNNNNNNNNNNNNNNNNNNNNNNNNNNNNNNNNNNNNNNNNNNNNNNNNNNNNNNNNNNNNNNNNNNNNNNNNNNNNNNNNNNNNNNNNNNNNNNNNNNNNNNNNNNNNNNNNNNNTTGCGGGGGAGTTTAACTCTGTTTTCAACTTCAATGAAAGCAACCACCATGCAGCTCAAACACCCTAAGTTGGTGTAATGGTCGAACTCATAAAGCAACATGAAAGACAATGTTCAACAACTTCAGATCGTGAGGAGACCCAAAGTCAAATTCAGCACCTTTATCTTGATTCTCCGGCAGCACCATGGATATACTGAAGACCTGtcttttgaaaagaaaaaaaatcctgaaCTTACCAGGCCATCACAATTGACAGTATGCATGCACACTTCAAGATTACTGTTTTGAAACGTAAACAATACTATCTCAATGATGAAACTATGAAAGAGGTGGTGCAGATGTAGTGGCTAAATTTTTTTTTTATTGTGATGTCTGAAACTTCAGAGGAAATATATATGATTAGGGATAAGTTAGGCTGGCAATTTATTCTGGTCTTACCGGTTCAAGATCACTTGAAATGACCTTTCTACCTTTCTGATAGATACTGAGAGATTCACAGAAGCCCCACTTTTTTCTTACTTTTCTGTTCAGGTCGAACCTGAACTTTCAGAAGTTTTCCATACCTGAAGTTTTGCCCACTCATCTGAATAAATAAAAGATTATTGTCAGAATTCGGGCGTGTACACCAATCTCACTTGCCAATAGCAACATAACATAAAAAAAATGGATTTCACAGTAAGATGCCAGCTAAAATCGAACATATAATTACTAGCAGCCTTTTTACCAAATTAGCAATTCAGAGCTTCAGACCATTGACTAACCGAGGAAGCTGGATACAGACAAAATAAATCAGGTAGCCTCCTCCACTTGACAAGGTGAGGAACATATGAGCAAAATACGTAAATTCCACACATGGAAACCATCTATGAAAATAACCCACGACCAGGATTACAATGCACTCAATGGATTATTTATTTATCCATAGGAATATGAATTGCTGAACTGTTCACCTATACAAACTAGAGAAGTTTACAAAAAAGGAGAACAATGAATTAAACATCTAACGCCCCTCTTGCACAGTGATAGTCATCTTATTCAGGGTTATTCCCATGGTATCTCTTTGGTCTTCAACCTCATCATATCGTTGCCTAAAGTATAGAGGCTCCTTCGGAGTAGGAAGCGGGGCCGTTTCATTTTCTAGCATGAACACAGTGGATGACATGAGCGGCCTGGCACTTGGATTGTCTTGAACACACAAGAGACCTATATGAATACATCGTAGAACTTCATGAAGTGGACAGTTCTCCACAATGGACGAGTCCACCAATTCTCTTGCATTTCCATCTTTCCATAAGCTCCAGGCCTAAACCAATTAAATCCTTAAGTTAGTATGATTGTTTGAGTTGTTGAATGTTAGAGCATTTTAGTTTACTTACGTAAGCTATAAGGTTTGTAAAGTCCGTCATGAAATGGGATGAACTGATCTTTGACCCGCTTACAATCTCCAACAATAGAACGCCAAAGCTATATGTGTCAGACTTGACAGAAGAGGAACCTTCCATTGCATATTCAGGAGACATGTAACCACTGTTTTAATCATTCCACGAAACTTGAATTAGTTAAGCTGTAAAAAATTAGCATGTTAAGCCTTAGCGGGTGCATATATTACTTACCATGTCCCAACAACGCGGATAGTGTTCGCTTGTTGCTCATTTCCTTCAAATATCCTTGCCATACCAAAAATCTGATATTTTAGGGTTCATTTCTGCATCTAACAAGATATTGCTTGCTTTGAGATCCCTATGAATTATTGTTAACCTTGAATCTTGGTGGAGATAAAGAAGACCTCTCGCTATCCCTTTAATTACCTTGAACCGGGTAAGCCAATCAAGCACAGAATTTCTTGTTGCAtcttgcaaaaaaaaaacattaACGATCATCACATAATGTTGTGTGAGACGTGACCATAAGTTAGAACATACCAAAAAGGAAGGCATCCAAGCTTTTGTTAGGTAAGTATTCATATATCGATAACTTTTCATCTTCATGAGTGCAGTAACCAAGAAGTCTAACTAAGTTTCTATGCTGTAATTTGGCAATTAGAACAACTTCATTTCTGAACTCGTCGGCCCCTTGGCCGGAACTTTTACTAAGCCTTTTGACAGCAACTTCCTTACCACCACCTTCTAATAGTCCCTACACAAACACACCATCCTTGagcaaaagaaaaaggcaaaaagtGTTATCAATAATGAGACTAAAATTTCTTGTTACCTTGTAAACTTTTCCAAAGCCACCTTTCCCAAGCATTTTGTAGTCTGAGAAATTGTCTATTGCAGTAACAATGTCTTCAAAGCAAATATATGGAAGGTCTATACTTTCATTCTCAAGTTCGTTCAACTTAGAATTTTGCAAGTGCTGTCGTGTATGTTTGTTCTTAATCTCCTTGATTCGTCGTTTACCTGACACCGACAGGAATAACTAGTATGAGTATCTTTTACGAATagctcataaaacttgcatcctaaAAAGTGAAGTAAATCTTGTTATACCTCTTGACTTGCATATCCACACAAGGCAGATGGATGCGAGTATCAGCAGACCAGCCACTATTGGGAGTATAATCTTCAATACATTACTCTCCTTGTCAACTGCAGAAAGCCAAAGGTATAGTCCAGCAAGAGAATGATGCTTTCAAAATTTAATATGCACTACTTGCAAGTGTTGTGTTTGTTGTAATTATTATGCCATCCTAAGTTTCCTAACCACATCTAGCCATTACAGGGAGTACAATCTTCGACAACTTGCTCTCTTTGTAAAAAGCTAGAAATATAGTCCAGCAAGAGGATGATGCTTTCAAGATTTAACATGCATTTCTTGCAAGTTTTGCAGTTGTCCTGATTGGTATGTCATCCTAACCACATCTAAAATTCAACATAAAGGGTAATACCTATTGAACTGGCAAGACGGAGGTACAGATATACCGTTGATCAAACCATACAAGATATAACCAATAAGTGCAGAAGGAAAGATATATACCTGTTGAACTGGCAAGGCGGAGGTACAGGTTCTCACCACCACCATCATGACATTTCCCCGTGTCGACAAGTCCTCCCAACCAAATTAAGCACCTTGACTGGTCCGCATCCCCACTTCCATTTTTCAGGTTAGCATAAGCCCTTTCATTTTTCAGGTTAGCATAAGCATATGCGGAACAAGAGCAATTGCGACTGCACTCTTCTGTGCATTGGTCAAAGCTTCTGTTCTTGACATACAAGAACTTGTCAGGTGTCTTCATACCTCTCAGGGTCGAGAAATTATTGTCTTTACCACATTTCAGATCCTCCTTTCTCCGACACCCTTTGGAGAAGTTAACGCCATCAGGCTCAAACCCACTGAGGCAGTTGCATTTCGGAACTGTTTCAGTGGCATCACAGTAGCCAAATGGTCCGCAATACGCATAGCGTTCACAGATAGGACTAGGATGCTCTATGAAAGCCTCCCATGATGATGAGTTGCTGTTCCACACCAGAAATTTAAAAGTGCCCTTGTAGTCCAGCATCATGCGCATGCTTGGTGATCCCTCGGAGACGGTGAATGTCATGTATAACTCACCCCCTCTGTCAACAATTGTTTCAGTTACGATGAAGCCAGTAATGCTTTGATACAGGGCAGAGACCAATGACCCATCCCACGCAGATCTGCGCCAATATGGTCTCGTCCCATTCCAGATGACAACCTGGAGGTCTGAGCTGGAGTCACCACCCATGGAGTAGTCGCTGGAGGCCGGGTCATCAGGGCCCCTCCAAGCAACGAGGCGCCTCAAGATACCATCATTTGTGCTCAGTGGTAAAACCATGTCAGGGAGGGCGGTGTCGGTCGGGTAATGGAAGCTCTGCCATATGTCTGTGCCGTTCGGCAACCGGATGACCAAGTTTCCGGGGTCCAACAGTATAGCAGCAGTTCCCGTGGTTGCGGATGTGAAGTTGTTTGTGGTTGTCCAGAGAGTATGGCCTTGGGAGTCAGACAAGACGAGGTCAGAGTTACTGCTCACAACCAGCTTCCCAGAAGAACCATTCTTGATCGGGTTGTCGCGGTTAGCAACCCAAACATAAGTGCGCTCGGGGATCTTGTTGTACCATATGCCGATGTACGAGTCCGCAGTTGAGTTTGCCGGGGTGAAGAAGCCAAGAGCAAAGACGCCGCCGCTCGAAACGAGCTTGTCGCCGGCATTGAGCGGTTTTGCGGGAGTAAGGCGGTCATCCGATTTGCAGAAACAAACCAATGACAGGAGGACAAAAACTGGGAGGGGAGTCATACCTTCTTTCACATATGCCTGTGATCAAATGGAAGGAGATGTTTTCATATGGAGGCAATGAAAGGAGAAGGAGGATGTTATGAAGATGCTTGGAGCCTTGGACGATCTAATGCTGCTCTGACTTTTTGTGTGGTTTTTGTTCAAGATAAGCTCATCAGTCATCACATTTGCAGGAGTATGAGTGTCCAGCTTTGCCCGGAACGTTGATGATTCTAGGACCACACAAGGTGCAAGAGCGAGGATTATTCAGCATTGTTTGCCGGTCGCCGTCGGGAATTGCCCATCAAGAAATATCTCGTGGGCTACAATTCTTTGCACAGTTGCTCTTGCATATGAAAGCGTGGGCTTAGTACTCCCGAGAATGAGTGGCTGCACGTCTATCAACCGTGCTGATAACTTTATGATTCGGTTCAGGGATGAGTGCTTGCTACGTATTGCTAGAAGAAAATACTCTACTATGTATTCACCAGTGGGTCGCACGTTCACACAGGGTATGTGGACGAATGGGCCAGTCATAACTCCCAACGCTCCAAGTCAATGCCTCAGTTTTCTCCATCTTTCTCTTTCCTGCACTTATATCAACCATTGCAAGGAAATTACCATTACAGATTGTGCCATTTGCAAAGCATCATGCATTCCCAAAAGCCGGGCATCAAAATATAATGTTAGGTCCATTTGCATATAAGAAAATATATTTTAGATTAGCTTGACTGGTCACGTCATTAAGCAAAAAATACATGTGCCACTCACAATATTGACTGTTTGTCAAATccagtactccctttgttccttttTAGTTCACATTTTAGATTTGtctcaagtcaaactttgtaaactttgacaaacttCATATTGAAAAATGTCAACATCTTCAATACCAAataaatataatataaaaatatattctacaccctccatttctaaatataagtctttttagagatttcaaatggactaccacatacagatgtatatagacatattttagagtgtagattcactcattttgctccgtatgtagtcacttattgaaatatctagaaagacctatatttaggaatggagggagtacaatgcatgtaatgatattgatttggtattagaactgttgatacatttttctctacaaacttgaccaaactttataaagtttgacttcagtcaaacctaatatgcagcgtAAAAAGGACCGGAAGGAGTACAAATCTCCTAGGGGACATGTGCACCGATTTTTTTTCTCAATATTACCCACGGAGTTATGTATAGAAAATTTTGGAGCTTAGCCAGACAAATGAATTACCTCACCAGTTAACACACTCGATTCACGTAAACAAAAACAAATGCCTACCAGTACTAGTATGGTTTGGGGCATGCTAACACGGTAATTGCTTTAGATAGACTGAtggagttagggcatctccaacaggttgtatgttagtcttgttggtaaaatgtccatgtcatcaaccaacaagctatcatacaactactccaatgggttgtatgtaagctatccaatagatggtgagacaataaatgtgattgctctctatttcatcttggagcttgtgcaaaggttgttggttaatctacatacaactttgctctctctccacatttaatacatgccacatcatcactatgTCTTAGGTGGCAAATTTACCAATACATATCTCacaactgttggagatgcccttagtaatTTCACAACTAGACCCCTTGCGGACACGGATTTGGAGCTCTTGGGTGCCCGTGAACCCTATATGAATAGTAAAATAAAAAAATACCaggaaaaaaatctgaattttcggGTATCAAACCTGCCTGATCATTCTACTTCCGTGTGAAGCTTCATGAAGAAATGGACATCCGTGGTATTCTCAGCCGTAAGTCAAAAATTTCGATTGTACAAAAAAACTGTATGAATGAATCATAGGTCGGATTGCATTTTCTTGGCTAGGAATACCACTGATGTCATTTCTTCAGGAAACTTCGCACGTGAGTAGAATGACCGACCAGGTTTGATACCCCAAATTTTCAGAGTTTTTTAAATTTTCCtggcatttttttattttactATTCATATAGGGTTCACAGGCACCTAAGAGCTCCTATGCATTTTTTTGTTCAGGACATTAAATTTAGGACCCACACATGTGAACAGGGGACGGTATTTGCCTGTATATTTGGCCATTTGACTCTTCTAACAAAACAAAAGGCACAAATTCTATGGTTACTACATGAAATTTAAGATAGCCAGTACAGCCGGTCACCATGTTCAGATTGTCCAAGAAAAGAGGTCTGAAATAAAAAGGAAATACAATTTATGTATGGATTCCAGTAAAATACCGGTACTCTATTCCATAAGATTTGAATAGAAATTAAGTACTCCCTCCCTCCGATTCATATCACttcaataattagtttgaccaagattacagaaaaaatatcaacattcacaatactaaACGAATATCATAGATCCACCGTGGAATACATGTTTTTCATATTGTTTCTATTTTGTATTGTAGATGTTGGCATGTTTTAATCTAAATTTACTTGAATTTTACTACAAAGTTTGACTTAAGACATACTGTAATTAATATGCGAAGTAATATGAAACGGAGGGAGCAttgcaaagaagaagaaaggggataTGAGAAGAAATGGGTCACCGTCAGTCAGGCGGAGCTCCGGCAGGGTAGCTCGTGGCGACACGCCGACGGCGTAGGGGCAGATGGTGCACCATCCCGAGAGATTATTGCCATTGGGGATACATCTCTGCCGAAGGAACGCTGTAAGCATGGCGGGCCCATTGCTGCTGGCGATGGCGCACGGCGGGGGGAAAGTGGAATCAGCGGGGTGTGAACACGATGGCGCGACGAAGC
This window harbors:
- the LOC119356643 gene encoding G-type lectin S-receptor-like serine/threonine-protein kinase B120 isoform X1; translated protein: MTPLPVFVLLSLVCFCKSDDRLTPAKPLNAGDKLVSSGGVFALGFFTPANSTADSYIGIWYNKIPERTYVWVANRDNPIKNGSSGKLVVSSNSDLVLSDSQGHTLWTTTNNFTSATTGTAAILLDPGNLVIRLPNGTDIWQSFHYPTDTALPDMVLPLSTNDGILRRLVAWRGPDDPASSDYSMGGDSSSDLQVVIWNGTRPYWRRSAWDGSLVSALYQSITGFIVTETIVDRGGELYMTFTVSEGSPSMRMMLDYKGTFKFLVWNSNSSSWEAFIEHPSPICERYAYCGPFGYCDATETVPKCNCLSGFEPDGVNFSKGCRRKEDLKCGKDNNFSTLRGMKTPDKFLYVKNRSFDQCTEECSRNCSCSAYAYANLKNERAYANLKNGSGDADQSRCLIWLGGLVDTGKCHDGGGENLYLRLASSTVDKESNVLKIILPIVAGLLILASICLVWICKSRGKRRIKEIKNKHTRQHLQNSKLNELENESIDLPYICFEDIVTAIDNFSDYKMLGKGGFGKVYKGLLEGGGKEVAVKRLSKSSGQGADEFRNEVVLIAKLQHRNLVRLLGYCTHEDEKLSIYEYLPNKSLDAFLFDATRNSVLDWLTRFKVIKGIARGLLYLHQDSRIFEGNEQQANTIRVVGTCGYMSPEYAMEGSSSVKSDTYSFGVLLLEIVSGSKISSSHFMTDFTNLIAYAWSLWKDGNARELVDSSIVENCPLHEVLRCIHIGLLCVQDNPSARPLMSSTVFMLENETAPLPTPKEPLYFRQRYDEVEDQRDTMGITLNKMTITVQEGR
- the LOC119356643 gene encoding putative G-type lectin S-receptor-like serine/threonine-protein kinase At1g61610 isoform X2 gives rise to the protein MTPLPVFVLLSLVCFCKSDDRLTPAKPLNAGDKLVSSGGVFALGFFTPANSTADSYIGIWYNKIPERTYVWVANRDNPIKNGSSGKLVVSSNSDLVLSDSQGHTLWTTTNNFTSATTGTAAILLDPGNLVIRLPNGTDIWQSFHYPTDTALPDMVLPLSTNDGILRRLVAWRGPDDPASSDYSMGGDSSSDLQVVIWNGTRPYWRRSAWDGSLVSALYQSITGFIVTETIVDRGGELYMTFTVSEGSPSMRMMLDYKGTFKFLVWNSNSSSWEAFIEHPSPICERYAYCGPFGYCDATETVPKCNCLSGFEPDGVNFSKGCRRKEDLKCGKDNNFSTLRGMKTPDKFLYVKNRSFDQCTEECSRNCSCSAYAYANLKNERAYANLKNGSGDADQSRCLIWLGGLVDTGKCHDGGGENLYLRLASSTVDKESNVLKIILPIVAGLLILASICLVWICKSRGKRRIKEIKNKHTRQHLQNSKLNELENESIDLPYICFEDIVTAIDNFSDYKMLGKGGFGKVYKGLLEGGGKEVAVKRLSKSSGQGADEFRNEVVLIAKLQHRNLVRLLGYCTHEDEKLSIYEYLPNKSLDAFLFDATRNSVLDWLTRFKMQK